A section of the Gemmatimonadota bacterium genome encodes:
- a CDS encoding prolyl oligopeptidase family serine peptidase, whose product MLRSRSRLAAVLLAALPAPPVLLASAAAAVAQSAFTVDDVLRVASADVVDLSRDGRWLVVARASLADRLGVDSYRTGDPTYTAPAAERIDLVDTRSGALHDVFGTRVNLVTARFSPDGGQLALIVHEDDGFRLGLYDIAARRLRWQALPEGRRLAGESGFAPRWSSRGTLVLPVRRAGWLEEARAEFRRLTQGPITVYKGEDPFLDWERLRRMGSEVELLEWDPGTRRATDRLDATTLGRGGFELVGDTVVFDADVTERTSYEVIFGATVEVRVQAPGDTAARTVTRVPEDRRLVWSDGHTHHAWADKGRVFLGDLSGGEARPLTPEVAADSSARAAGDSADGPERYTVQGVAPGGTHVLASSRSGLWLIDAADGSRRRIVERPTDEDEAERAPSWDLVGWSPDGEALYFRYASRTAWERGLVRYDVEADTRTELRMGPDLQGSVQLSEDGSTLVWEAASGNRPYDVWAADADLTRPVRLVESNPWLAERALGTTELIEYRDVDGDRMHGVLYHPAGTRSAGPVPTVLIVYETFFDDRFNSTIALLNAQGYAVLQPSVDLETGYPGEAWLKGVSAAANALIDRGIADPERLGVHGTSYGGYATNLLVTQTDRFAAAINISGKVDMISFYTDSPRLGVRNIHAPENSQDRLGATLWEQPQKYIAHSAIMAADRIETPLLLMTGGQDHNVPERTTMEMYYALRRLGKTVEWVSYVDGGHGMPRTDEAAVRDYHERILEWYERWLKAPAAATDEGR is encoded by the coding sequence ATGCTCCGATCCCGCTCCCGGCTGGCCGCGGTCCTGCTGGCCGCCCTTCCCGCGCCTCCGGTGCTGCTGGCGTCCGCCGCTGCGGCCGTCGCGCAGTCCGCCTTCACGGTCGACGATGTGCTGCGGGTGGCCAGCGCCGACGTCGTCGATCTCAGCCGCGACGGCCGCTGGCTGGTCGTCGCGCGCGCTTCGTTGGCGGACCGCCTGGGTGTGGACTCCTACCGCACCGGCGATCCCACCTACACGGCGCCCGCCGCGGAGCGGATCGACCTGGTCGACACACGTAGCGGGGCGCTCCACGACGTGTTCGGCACCCGCGTGAACCTCGTGACGGCGCGCTTCTCCCCCGATGGTGGGCAGCTCGCCTTGATCGTCCACGAAGACGACGGGTTCCGCCTCGGCCTCTACGACATCGCGGCGCGCCGGCTGCGCTGGCAAGCGCTGCCGGAGGGACGTCGCCTCGCGGGCGAGAGCGGGTTCGCCCCGCGCTGGTCGTCCCGCGGCACCCTCGTGCTCCCGGTCCGGCGCGCCGGCTGGCTGGAGGAGGCACGGGCGGAGTTCCGACGACTCACGCAGGGTCCCATCACCGTCTACAAGGGCGAAGACCCGTTCCTCGATTGGGAGCGCCTGCGCCGCATGGGCAGCGAGGTGGAGCTGCTCGAGTGGGATCCGGGCACACGTCGGGCCACCGACCGCCTGGACGCCACGACGCTGGGACGAGGCGGATTCGAGCTCGTGGGCGACACAGTGGTCTTCGACGCCGACGTGACCGAGCGCACCAGTTACGAGGTGATCTTCGGGGCGACCGTGGAGGTCCGCGTGCAGGCCCCTGGCGACACCGCGGCCCGGACGGTGACGCGCGTGCCCGAAGACCGCAGGCTGGTCTGGTCGGACGGTCACACCCACCACGCCTGGGCGGACAAGGGTCGGGTGTTCCTCGGGGACCTGTCGGGAGGCGAGGCCCGGCCGCTCACGCCCGAGGTGGCCGCCGATTCCAGCGCCCGGGCCGCCGGGGATTCCGCCGACGGCCCCGAACGGTACACGGTGCAGGGCGTGGCGCCCGGCGGCACGCACGTGCTGGCGTCGAGCCGCAGCGGGCTGTGGCTGATCGACGCGGCCGATGGGAGCCGGAGGCGCATCGTCGAACGTCCCACGGACGAGGACGAAGCGGAGCGCGCCCCCTCCTGGGACCTGGTGGGCTGGAGCCCCGACGGCGAGGCGCTCTACTTCCGCTACGCCTCGCGCACGGCCTGGGAGCGCGGGCTCGTCCGCTACGACGTCGAGGCCGACACCCGCACCGAGCTGCGCATGGGTCCCGACCTGCAGGGATCCGTCCAACTCTCCGAGGACGGGAGCACGCTCGTCTGGGAGGCGGCCAGCGGCAACCGACCCTACGACGTGTGGGCTGCCGATGCCGACCTCACGAGGCCGGTCCGCCTCGTGGAATCCAATCCGTGGCTGGCGGAGCGGGCGCTGGGCACCACCGAGCTGATCGAGTATCGCGACGTCGACGGCGACCGGATGCACGGCGTGCTCTACCACCCGGCCGGGACCCGGAGCGCCGGTCCCGTCCCCACCGTGTTGATCGTCTACGAGACCTTCTTCGACGATCGCTTCAACTCGACCATCGCGCTGCTGAACGCCCAGGGCTACGCAGTCCTGCAACCGTCGGTGGACCTGGAGACCGGCTATCCGGGGGAAGCGTGGCTGAAGGGGGTCAGCGCCGCCGCCAACGCGCTGATCGATCGCGGCATCGCCGACCCCGAGCGGCTGGGCGTGCACGGCACCAGCTATGGCGGGTATGCCACGAATCTGTTGGTGACACAGACGGACCGCTTCGCAGCCGCGATCAACATCTCCGGCAAGGTGGACATGATCAGCTTCTACACGGACAGCCCCCGGCTCGGCGTCCGCAACATCCACGCACCGGAGAACAGCCAGGACCGGTTGGGCGCCACGCTGTGGGAGCAGCCCCAGAAGTACATCGCGCACTCGGCCATCATGGCCGCCGACCGGATCGAAACGCCGCTCCTGCTCATGACCGGGGGCCAGGACCACAACGTGCCCGAGCGCACGACCATGGAGATGTACTACGCCCTGCGGCGGCTGGGGAAGACGGTGGAGTGGGTGAGCTACGTCGACGGGGGGCACGGAATGCCGCGCACGGACGAGGCGGCGGTGCGCGACTACCACGAGCGGATCCTGGAATGGTACGAGCGCTGGCTGAAGGCACCCGCGGCGGCCACGGACGAAGGGCGGTGA
- a CDS encoding DUF6159 family protein, producing MLSRLRNSWTLVKASGRVLTQDPELLIFPALSGLALAVVGASFFGAGVLTDLQSSVASDGGSALSGILAVLFYVVSYTIIFFFNSALVGAALIRLDGGDPTIADGFRIATERIGTILGYAVLAATVGMVIRMIAERVGVLGRLLTGLVGSAWSVATYLAVPVLVSKDVDPLEAVKESAALFRRTWGEQVAGSASIALVFVPVFIVIAVVGVLGIIGAASISPALAIAAVVSLIGAILLASLVSSALSTVYSAALYRYATTGEAPAGFDAGTLRGAFRPKR from the coding sequence ATGTTGAGCCGGCTCCGGAACAGCTGGACCCTCGTGAAGGCCAGCGGCCGCGTGCTGACCCAGGACCCCGAGCTCCTGATCTTCCCCGCTCTCTCCGGGCTGGCGCTGGCCGTGGTCGGCGCGAGCTTCTTCGGAGCCGGAGTGCTCACGGACCTGCAGTCGTCGGTCGCGAGCGACGGCGGGAGCGCCCTGAGTGGCATCCTGGCGGTGTTGTTCTACGTGGTGAGCTACACCATCATCTTCTTCTTCAACTCGGCGCTGGTGGGTGCGGCTCTGATCCGGCTCGACGGCGGCGATCCCACCATCGCGGACGGGTTCCGGATCGCCACGGAACGGATCGGCACCATCCTGGGCTACGCGGTCCTGGCCGCCACGGTGGGGATGGTCATCCGCATGATCGCGGAGCGGGTGGGCGTGCTGGGCCGTCTGCTGACCGGCCTGGTGGGGAGCGCCTGGTCGGTGGCCACCTACCTCGCCGTCCCGGTCCTGGTGAGCAAGGACGTCGATCCGCTGGAGGCCGTGAAGGAGAGTGCGGCCCTGTTCCGTCGCACCTGGGGGGAGCAGGTCGCCGGCAGCGCCAGCATCGCGCTGGTCTTCGTCCCGGTATTCATCGTCATCGCGGTCGTCGGCGTGCTCGGCATCATCGGCGCCGCCTCGATCTCCCCTGCGCTGGCCATCGCCGCCGTGGTATCGCTGATCGGCGCCATCCTCCTGGCCTCGCTGGTCAGCTCGGCGCTGTCGACGGTGTACTCGGCCGCGCTGTACCGCTACGCCACCACCGGTGAGGCGCCCGCCGGCTTCGATGCCGGTACGTTGCGCGGCGCCTTCCGCCCGAAGCGGTAG
- a CDS encoding MFS transporter, with amino-acid sequence MATILGSSLAFVVGSIINVALPSMQRHFAVDATGVQWIVNAYLLPLSALVLVGGALGDRFGRKRLFMLGLLGFTLATLGCALAPTLPILLGFRFLQGIGAALLAPNSLAILADGFSGEERGEAVGTWAAAGAIAGAAAPLLGGLLIDALDWRWAFAIVVPPALAAGIVGQRSIRESKEPGEERTPPDLQGALLATLTLATLVYALIRFPAAGWRDPRVLAAAVAGLAFGAAFLIVERRKRQEAMMPLGIFGSGSFSGISILTLLLYGALGGVLVLLPYVLITSLGFSATGAGAAMLPFPLIMGTLSRSAGGWAVRIGIRTTLTVGPLLVAAGFMLFAVLAGPGMTYWSGILPGLLVMASGMAISVAPLTTAVMNAVEQDYVGIAAGVNNAISRTAGLIATALLGLVLVGAGEADVDLVAGFASAAWVGAALAAGSALASFTLIREEAVAG; translated from the coding sequence GTGGCGACCATCCTCGGTTCCAGCCTCGCGTTCGTGGTGGGATCGATCATCAACGTGGCACTCCCCTCCATGCAGCGGCATTTCGCCGTGGACGCCACCGGGGTGCAGTGGATCGTCAACGCGTACCTGCTTCCGCTCTCGGCGCTGGTCCTGGTGGGTGGGGCCCTCGGGGACCGCTTCGGCCGCAAGCGCCTCTTCATGCTCGGCTTGCTCGGGTTCACGCTGGCCACGCTGGGCTGCGCGCTGGCCCCGACGCTACCGATCCTCCTCGGATTCCGCTTCCTCCAGGGCATCGGCGCTGCGCTGCTCGCGCCCAACAGCCTGGCCATCCTCGCGGACGGCTTCTCCGGTGAGGAGCGCGGCGAGGCCGTGGGCACCTGGGCCGCGGCAGGCGCCATCGCGGGGGCGGCCGCGCCCCTCCTTGGAGGACTGCTGATCGACGCGCTCGATTGGCGCTGGGCCTTCGCCATCGTCGTCCCGCCCGCGCTCGCGGCCGGAATCGTCGGGCAGCGCAGCATCCGCGAGTCCAAGGAACCCGGAGAGGAGCGGACCCCGCCCGATCTGCAGGGCGCGCTCCTGGCGACCTTGACGCTGGCCACGCTCGTCTATGCCCTGATCCGCTTTCCGGCGGCCGGGTGGCGCGACCCGCGGGTCCTCGCTGCCGCGGTGGCCGGCCTGGCGTTCGGGGCCGCGTTCCTGATCGTGGAACGGCGCAAGCGGCAGGAGGCCATGATGCCGCTCGGGATCTTCGGGTCGGGCAGCTTCTCGGGGATCTCGATCCTGACCTTGCTGCTCTACGGCGCGCTCGGAGGGGTGCTGGTCCTGCTGCCCTACGTGCTCATCACGAGCCTCGGATTCTCCGCGACCGGCGCCGGAGCGGCGATGCTTCCGTTCCCGCTCATCATGGGAACGCTGTCGCGCAGCGCCGGTGGATGGGCCGTCCGCATCGGCATCCGCACCACCCTGACCGTCGGTCCGCTGCTCGTCGCCGCGGGCTTCATGCTGTTCGCGGTCCTGGCTGGACCGGGCATGACCTACTGGAGCGGGATCCTGCCAGGCCTCCTCGTCATGGCCTCCGGCATGGCCATCAGCGTCGCGCCGTTGACCACCGCCGTCATGAACGCCGTCGAGCAGGACTACGTGGGCATCGCAGCCGGGGTGAACAACGCCATCTCCCGCACCGCGGGTCTGATCGCCACGGCGCTCCTGGGTCTGGTCCTGGTGGGTGCGGGGGAGGCGGACGTCGATCTCGTGGCGGGCTTCGCTTCGGCCGCATGGGTCGGAGCGGCGTTGGCGGCCGGGAGCGCTCTCGCCTCCTTCACCCTGATCCGCGAAGAGGCCGTCGCGGGGTGA
- a CDS encoding ABC transporter transmembrane domain-containing protein encodes MQESKRKLTARETLGFIRRVMPRVRPYRRAFWGVALLLPLSTAIGLVFPLIVRGLLDAAFIARDGALLNRVAIGLIVLFAIQSVLNFGQSYLSASVAERVVADLRRDIFNHLVLQSPGWFATRRVGELSSRLASDAGLVQGVIRFGVPEIVRQGVFLVGALVLLTLTHPGLTLITLVAVPFAAVVGWLFGRRVRSISARIQDRLADAIARAEQVFTQIYTVQSYTRERWEIARFQEDVDATRDQGLERAVARAALTGAVTFSASVAIVAVVWQGGRLVLQDALTPGTLVAFLLYVVTIAGAVTSLAGFWANLQEAAGAAGRIFELLDEPRELNDPSAPAPLPAPLEGVVRYQGVWFRYGDDLPFVLRGIDLEVGAGEHVALVGSSGAGKTTMLSLLPRFHDVVGGQVLLDGVDVREFGLADLRGAVGVVPQEPMLFAGTVRENLRYGNLEATDEEVEEAARAAHAHEFIAGFPDGYGQTIGERGVTLSAGQRQRMAIARVMLKRPSVLILDEASASLDSESEALVQDALERLMEGRTTLVIAHRLSTVMRAHRIVVLDGGRIVDEGTHLELLDRSEVYARLYKRQFDQVSGAA; translated from the coding sequence ATGCAGGAGAGCAAGCGGAAACTGACGGCCCGGGAGACCCTGGGGTTCATCCGCCGCGTGATGCCGCGGGTGCGGCCCTACCGGCGCGCCTTCTGGGGCGTGGCGTTGCTGCTTCCCCTGTCCACCGCGATCGGGCTGGTCTTCCCGCTGATCGTGCGCGGCCTGCTCGATGCCGCGTTCATCGCGCGGGACGGCGCGCTGCTGAACCGCGTCGCGATCGGGCTCATCGTCCTCTTCGCGATCCAGTCGGTCCTCAACTTCGGGCAGAGCTACCTGTCGGCCTCGGTGGCCGAGCGGGTCGTGGCCGATCTGCGTCGCGACATCTTCAACCACCTCGTGCTCCAGTCGCCCGGTTGGTTCGCCACGCGTCGCGTCGGGGAGCTGAGCTCGCGGCTGGCCTCCGACGCGGGGCTGGTGCAGGGCGTGATCCGCTTCGGTGTGCCCGAGATCGTCCGGCAGGGCGTCTTCCTGGTGGGCGCGCTCGTGCTGCTCACGCTGACCCATCCCGGCCTGACCCTGATCACGCTGGTGGCCGTGCCCTTCGCGGCCGTGGTGGGATGGCTCTTCGGGCGGCGCGTCCGCAGCATCAGCGCGCGGATCCAGGACCGCCTCGCGGACGCCATCGCGCGCGCCGAGCAGGTGTTCACGCAGATCTACACCGTCCAGAGCTACACGCGCGAACGGTGGGAGATCGCGCGCTTCCAGGAGGACGTGGACGCCACGCGGGACCAGGGCCTGGAGCGCGCCGTGGCGCGCGCCGCGCTGACGGGCGCCGTGACGTTCTCGGCCTCGGTGGCCATCGTCGCCGTGGTGTGGCAGGGCGGTCGTCTGGTGCTCCAGGACGCGCTGACGCCGGGCACCCTGGTGGCCTTCCTGCTCTACGTGGTCACGATCGCGGGGGCCGTCACCTCGCTGGCCGGCTTCTGGGCCAACCTGCAGGAGGCGGCCGGCGCGGCGGGCCGGATCTTCGAACTCCTCGACGAGCCGCGCGAGCTGAACGATCCGTCCGCTCCGGCGCCGCTGCCCGCGCCGCTCGAGGGGGTCGTGCGCTACCAGGGTGTGTGGTTCCGGTACGGGGACGACCTGCCGTTCGTGCTGCGGGGCATCGACCTGGAGGTGGGCGCGGGCGAGCACGTCGCGCTCGTGGGATCCTCCGGGGCGGGCAAGACGACCATGTTGTCGTTGCTCCCCCGCTTCCACGATGTCGTGGGGGGCCAGGTGCTGCTCGATGGTGTGGACGTGCGCGAGTTCGGCCTCGCCGACCTGCGCGGCGCCGTCGGGGTCGTGCCGCAGGAGCCCATGCTGTTCGCGGGCACCGTGCGCGAGAACCTGCGCTACGGAAATCTGGAGGCCACCGACGAGGAGGTGGAGGAGGCCGCGCGCGCCGCCCATGCCCACGAGTTCATCGCCGGCTTCCCCGACGGGTACGGACAGACGATCGGGGAGCGCGGCGTCACGCTGAGCGCCGGACAGCGGCAGCGGATGGCCATCGCCCGCGTGATGCTCAAGCGTCCCTCCGTCCTGATCCTGGACGAGGCCTCGGCGTCGCTCGACTCGGAGAGCGAGGCGCTCGTCCAGGATGCCCTCGAGCGTCTCATGGAGGGGCGTACGACGCTGGTCATCGCGCATCGTCTGAGCACGGTGATGCGCGCGCACCGGATCGTGGTCCTGGACGGCGGCCGCATCGTGGACGAGGGCACCCACCTGGAGCTGCTCGATCGCTCGGAGGTGTACGCCCGGCTCTACAAGCGGCAGTTCGATCAGGTGTCGGGCGCGGCCTGA
- a CDS encoding COX15/CtaA family protein — MSPRLHRRAFVLSLPWTLGLLLLGSVVHATESSLACPDWPTCYGTMVPVMEGGIFWEHLHRLVAGGLLLLWGAGTWFAFREPGVSRAVRSGAVAGLGLLLVQSVFGGLTVLFKLPDAVSTTHLGLAFLFLSLATWLAVVSRSGGTGVLPEARREVRFVALTGAALVFVQSLLGAAVRHTDSGLACPDIPLCIGEWVPPLDQWPIALHWTHRLVAVLTAVFILYGTARVWRAHARGAAGGMTLASVLVLTQVGLGFLSVHTFLAVVPVSLHTVVAAGLLATLVGTAATTVDRDAPAVATPPERALTHA; from the coding sequence ATGTCTCCACGTCTGCATCGTCGCGCCTTCGTCCTTTCGTTGCCTTGGACGCTCGGGCTGTTGCTGCTGGGCAGCGTCGTGCACGCCACGGAATCCAGCCTGGCGTGCCCCGACTGGCCGACCTGCTACGGGACCATGGTCCCGGTCATGGAGGGGGGCATCTTCTGGGAGCACCTGCACCGGCTGGTGGCCGGTGGGCTGCTGCTCCTGTGGGGGGCGGGAACCTGGTTCGCGTTCCGCGAGCCTGGCGTGTCCCGCGCGGTCCGGTCGGGCGCCGTGGCGGGTCTGGGGCTCCTCCTGGTGCAATCCGTGTTCGGCGGCCTCACGGTCCTGTTCAAGCTACCGGACGCCGTCAGCACCACGCACCTGGGTCTGGCGTTCCTGTTCCTGTCGCTGGCCACCTGGCTGGCGGTCGTCTCGCGCTCCGGCGGCACCGGGGTTCTCCCCGAGGCCCGCCGGGAGGTCCGTTTCGTGGCCCTGACGGGCGCGGCGCTCGTGTTCGTGCAATCGCTGCTCGGGGCCGCCGTCCGGCACACCGATTCGGGGCTGGCCTGCCCCGACATCCCCCTCTGCATCGGCGAGTGGGTCCCTCCGCTGGACCAGTGGCCCATCGCGCTGCACTGGACCCACCGCCTGGTCGCCGTCCTGACCGCCGTCTTCATCCTGTACGGGACGGCGCGGGTCTGGCGCGCGCACGCGCGCGGCGCCGCCGGGGGGATGACCTTGGCGTCGGTCCTGGTGCTCACGCAGGTGGGCCTCGGCTTCCTGTCGGTCCACACCTTCCTGGCCGTGGTGCCGGTGTCGCTCCACACCGTGGTCGCGGCCGGTCTGCTCGCCACCCTGGTGGGGACGGCGGCCACGACGGTCGACCGCGACGCGCCCGCCGTGGCGACCCCGCCCGAGCGGGCGCTCACGCACGCCTGA
- a CDS encoding DUF420 domain-containing protein — protein MDPERLGDLLAPLNALLNLSSACFLVAGFVLIRGRRIEAHRRAMLGAVTASALFLVFYVLRFSLTGTHQFAGTGFARTAYLTILFSHMVLAVVIVPLVLRLLFLARRQRFPEHRRLARWTYPMWLYVSVTGLVVYVMLYHVYGWV, from the coding sequence ATGGATCCGGAACGGCTGGGGGACCTGCTCGCCCCCCTCAACGCGCTCCTGAACCTCTCGAGCGCCTGCTTCCTCGTGGCGGGCTTCGTGCTGATCCGCGGCCGGCGGATCGAGGCGCATCGCAGGGCCATGCTGGGCGCCGTCACCGCCTCCGCGCTCTTCCTGGTGTTCTACGTGCTGCGGTTCTCGCTCACGGGCACGCACCAGTTCGCGGGAACGGGCTTCGCGCGCACGGCCTACCTGACCATCCTGTTCTCACACATGGTCCTGGCGGTGGTCATCGTACCGCTGGTGCTGCGCTTGCTGTTCCTGGCCCGCAGGCAGCGCTTCCCGGAGCACCGGCGCCTGGCGCGCTGGACGTATCCGATGTGGCTCTACGTCTCGGTCACGGGTCTGGTCGTCTACGTGATGCTGTACCACGTGTACGGCTGGGTGTAG
- a CDS encoding HAMP domain-containing sensor histidine kinase encodes MTLNLWLAIVAGVVFGFLGWMLGRGAGRAQLVAALRRYAADVSAGAPARPDAPEVVELDRAIRTHWTPRGTEFREAASRALDRVTAYLHHNVERPLALAAGGPPAVLKDGVEEALGALADLEFFAAVPSADVETLDLGRVVSEVAAEYKDDSGADLRVHEPGRAVRVLGNGERLKDALFLVLHNAGHFGAGEPVELRMGEHDGNGRVIVSDRGPGFTAEALSKAYDPFYTTVPSGLGLGLTHARRLVEAMGGGIHLRNRDGGGAEVEIGLPSA; translated from the coding sequence ATGACGCTCAATCTCTGGCTCGCCATCGTTGCGGGCGTGGTCTTCGGCTTCCTGGGCTGGATGCTGGGTCGCGGTGCGGGACGCGCCCAGTTGGTCGCGGCGCTGCGACGGTACGCCGCGGATGTCTCCGCGGGCGCGCCCGCCCGGCCCGACGCTCCCGAGGTGGTGGAGCTCGACCGTGCGATCCGCACCCACTGGACCCCACGGGGCACCGAGTTCCGGGAGGCCGCGTCCCGGGCCCTGGACCGGGTCACCGCCTACCTGCACCACAACGTGGAGCGGCCGCTGGCGCTCGCCGCCGGCGGACCTCCCGCCGTGCTCAAGGACGGCGTGGAGGAGGCACTGGGCGCGCTGGCCGACCTCGAGTTCTTCGCGGCGGTGCCTTCGGCGGACGTGGAGACGCTCGACCTGGGGCGGGTCGTGTCCGAAGTGGCCGCCGAATACAAGGACGATTCCGGCGCGGACCTGCGGGTCCACGAGCCCGGACGCGCGGTGCGGGTGCTGGGAAATGGGGAGCGGCTCAAGGACGCGCTCTTCCTGGTGCTGCACAACGCCGGGCACTTCGGTGCCGGGGAGCCGGTCGAGCTGCGCATGGGCGAGCACGACGGCAACGGTCGCGTGATCGTGTCCGACCGCGGACCCGGCTTCACGGCCGAGGCGCTCTCGAAAGCCTACGACCCCTTCTACACGACCGTTCCCTCCGGTCTGGGGTTGGGCCTGACCCACGCCCGCCGCCTGGTGGAGGCGATGGGGGGCGGCATCCATCTGCGCAACCGGGACGGTGGCGGCGCCGAGGTGGAGATCGGCCTGCCGTCCGCCTGA
- a CDS encoding CoA-binding protein gives MDPIERLRAVLASSSDPANPDAEAVAGIIDRVHRVAVVGLSRDPTKAARRVPSYMAAKGYEIIPVNPHADRLLGREARPSLRDVPEPVDMVVVFRPSEEARRIVDVAAARSERPVIWLQEGIRADVAAAAARAAGLTVVQDLCFYKAHRALHETAPRPAAER, from the coding sequence ATGGATCCGATCGAACGCCTGCGCGCCGTGCTGGCCAGCTCCAGCGATCCCGCCAATCCCGACGCGGAAGCGGTGGCCGGGATCATCGACCGCGTCCACCGGGTGGCGGTCGTGGGGCTGAGTCGTGACCCCACCAAGGCGGCCCGTCGCGTGCCCTCGTACATGGCCGCGAAGGGCTACGAGATCATCCCGGTCAACCCGCACGCGGACCGGCTGCTGGGACGCGAAGCGCGTCCGTCGCTGCGGGACGTGCCGGAGCCGGTGGACATGGTCGTGGTCTTCCGGCCCTCCGAGGAAGCGCGCCGGATCGTCGACGTCGCCGCGGCCCGCAGCGAGCGCCCGGTGATCTGGCTGCAGGAGGGGATCCGCGCGGACGTGGCCGCCGCGGCGGCGCGGGCGGCCGGGCTGACCGTGGTGCAGGATCTCTGCTTCTACAAGGCCCACCGCGCCCTGCACGAGACCGCGCCCCGCCCGGCGGCGGAGCGGTAG
- the bcp gene encoding thioredoxin-dependent thiol peroxidase, whose product MIEEGDKAPAFALPADDGTTVRLADLEGRKVILYFYPKDDTSGCTAQACEFRDTRTRIDEAGAVVLGVSPDPVASHQKFKKKYDLNFPLLADTDHSVAEAYGVWKEKSMYGRTYMGIERSTFVIDEKGVVRKAMRKVKAKGNAAEALAALD is encoded by the coding sequence ATGATCGAGGAAGGCGACAAGGCACCCGCGTTCGCGCTCCCCGCCGACGACGGCACCACCGTCCGGCTCGCGGATCTCGAAGGACGCAAGGTGATCCTGTACTTCTATCCCAAGGACGACACGTCCGGCTGCACCGCCCAGGCCTGCGAGTTCCGCGACACGCGCACGCGGATCGACGAGGCCGGTGCCGTGGTGCTCGGCGTCTCGCCCGACCCGGTCGCGTCGCACCAGAAGTTCAAGAAGAAGTACGACCTGAACTTCCCCCTCCTGGCCGACACCGACCACAGCGTGGCGGAGGCCTACGGCGTGTGGAAGGAGAAGTCGATGTACGGCCGCACGTACATGGGCATCGAGCGCAGCACCTTCGTCATCGACGAGAAGGGGGTGGTGCGGAAGGCCATGCGGAAGGTGAAGGCGAAGGGCAACGCGGCCGAGGCCCTGGCGGCGCTGGACTGA
- a CDS encoding thiamine pyrophosphate-dependent enzyme: MRRYPAFDPPEYLDWSADPALVDEHLAGAGRTPERRGILAALGADELLELYRGLLRTRLHDIGLKRWVRTGVISKAWLGTGEEAATVGPVAALHRGTDVVMPMIRNAGACILMGLPIADLFRAYLATSDSPNGGRDLHVGDPAKGVYQPISHMGTNVPVMAGVALAFRNRGESRVALTWVGDGASRSGEAHEGANLAAVQDLPVIFVLQNNQVALGTRAEQHTAGSLEAWPAMYGIPSETCDGNNLLEMYVATRLAAEACRRGEGPRALVATTFRMGGHATHDEREARETFPAELFQWWGQRDPVGMYEAVLARLGMPEERLRAVEAEATAEVEAAADEALRSRERAPEGTAAVYEGFGSGGVLAALQGRPTGPRVP, from the coding sequence ATGCGACGCTACCCTGCCTTCGATCCCCCGGAATACCTCGATTGGAGCGCCGATCCGGCGCTGGTCGACGAGCACCTGGCCGGCGCGGGCCGCACCCCGGAGCGCCGTGGGATCCTGGCGGCCCTGGGGGCGGACGAGCTCCTGGAGCTCTACCGGGGACTGCTCCGCACCCGGCTGCACGACATCGGCCTGAAGCGCTGGGTGCGCACCGGCGTGATCTCCAAGGCCTGGCTGGGCACGGGCGAGGAGGCCGCCACGGTGGGCCCGGTGGCCGCGCTGCACCGCGGCACGGACGTGGTGATGCCCATGATCCGCAATGCCGGCGCGTGCATCCTGATGGGCCTGCCGATCGCGGACCTGTTCCGCGCCTACCTGGCCACGTCGGATTCACCCAACGGGGGGCGGGACCTGCACGTGGGCGATCCCGCCAAGGGGGTCTACCAGCCCATCTCCCACATGGGCACCAACGTGCCCGTGATGGCCGGGGTGGCCCTGGCCTTCCGCAACCGGGGCGAATCCCGCGTGGCGCTCACCTGGGTGGGGGACGGCGCGTCGCGCAGCGGCGAGGCCCACGAGGGCGCCAACCTGGCCGCCGTCCAGGACCTCCCGGTCATCTTCGTGTTGCAGAACAACCAGGTGGCCCTGGGCACCCGGGCAGAGCAACACACCGCCGGGTCGCTGGAGGCCTGGCCCGCCATGTACGGCATCCCGAGCGAGACCTGCGACGGCAACAACCTGCTGGAGATGTACGTCGCCACCCGGCTCGCCGCGGAGGCCTGTCGCCGGGGAGAGGGCCCGCGCGCCCTGGTGGCCACCACCTTCCGGATGGGCGGGCACGCCACCCACGACGAGCGCGAGGCCCGCGAGACCTTCCCGGCCGAGCTGTTCCAGTGGTGGGGGCAGCGCGACCCGGTGGGCATGTACGAGGCCGTGCTGGCCCGCCTGGGGATGCCGGAGGAGCGGCTCCGGGCCGTCGAGGCCGAAGCCACCGCGGAGGTCGAAGCGGCGGCGGACGAGGCGCTCCGCTCCCGCGAGCGGGCGCCGGAGGGAACCGCGGCGGTCTACGAAGGCTTCGGTAGCGGTGGGGTGCTCGCCGCGCTGCAGGGCCGGCCCACGGGGCCGAGAGTGCCCTAA